A single genomic interval of Hemibagrus wyckioides isolate EC202008001 linkage group LG13, SWU_Hwy_1.0, whole genome shotgun sequence harbors:
- the fra10ac1 gene encoding protein FRA10AC1, translated as MDQSGLDLVKVHGGGGYDSDFSDDEGGGGSSQHGGKRAREDELLQKPFQKRKHSKVAHRNVAAEELDREEAKNRRHHLISMNAFDRHKKFVSDYILYYGGKLEDFRRSMAKDKTDLDVVRENHRFLWRDEDEDDMTWEKELAKKYYDKLFKEYCIADLSRYKENKFGFRWRIENEVISGKGQFLCGNKRCEKNEGLKSWEVNFAYVEQGEKRNALVKLRLCPECSFKLNYHHKRKEVKVKKKRGPKENEDEPQAKKSKRKSKHKPKEKHKYKKRRKEHSSSSSEDSHESEKDSESEEETQAPSDSDYWKGPAPTLEEKSREEEFDEYFEGMFL; from the exons GTGCATGGAGGCGGTGGTTATGACTCGGATTTCAGCGACGATGAGGGCGGAGGAGGTTCATCACAACATGGAGGGAAGAG GGCACGTGAAGATGAGCTGCTGCAGAAGCCTTTCCAGAAACGGAAACACTCCAAGGTCGCTCACAGAAATGTGGCTGCGGAGGAACTGGACAG GGAGGAGGCCAAAAATCGGCGCCACCATCTCATATCCATGAACGCC TTTGACAGGCATAAGAAGTTTGTCAGCGATTACATACTGTACTATGGAGGAAAGCTGGAGGACTTCAGAAGATCCAT GGCAAAAGACAAGACGGATCTGGACGTGGTCCGAGAAAATCACCGCTTCCTCTGGAGGGACGAGGATGAGGACGATATGACGTG GGAGAAAGAGCTGGCCAAGAAGTACTATGACAAGCTCTTCAAGGAGTACTGCATTGCTGACCTCAGCAGATACAAAGAAAACAAG TTTGGATTCAGATGGCGCATTGAAAATGAAGTAATATCAGGAAAAG GTCAGTTCCTGTGTGGGAATAAACGCTGTGAGAAGAATGAGGGTCTGAAGAGCTGGGAAGTGAATTTTGCTTATGTGGAACAGGGCGAGAAGAGGAACGCTCTGGTGAAACTGC GTCTCTGTCCAGAATGTTCCTTCAAACTGAACTACCATCACAA GAGGAAAGAGGTCAAGGTTAAGAAGAAACGCGGACCGAAAGAGAACGAAGATGAGCCACAGGCTAAGAAGTCCAAGCGCAAGTCCAAACACAAGCCCAAAgagaaacacaaatacaaaaagaGACGAAAAG AACACTCTTCCTCTAGTTCTGAAGATTCCCATGAGTCTGAGAaag ATTCAGAAAGTGAAGAAGAGACTCAAGCCCCATCAGATTCAGACTACTGGAAAGGTCCAGCTCCGACTCTGGAGGAGAAATCACG GGAAGAGGAGTTCGATGAATACTTCGAGGGAATGTTTCTGTAA